From the Aphis gossypii isolate Hap1 unplaced genomic scaffold, ASM2018417v2 Contig00537, whole genome shotgun sequence genome, the window ATCGCACTTACGTCTATAGCCGTACACCCAGGGACCTGTCCCTGATACGGCACTTCTGAAGAAAGGGAATTCCAGATAGGCACTTTTCAGATGTGATTTGCCAGAGTTGTCTCAcggacttaaaataattttcatcagtttaataaaattataattattgtcagacacttagaataattttaaataaaaaaaacttagaaaatattttgtcaacttttattttcaaatactacCTCAATTCTACATCGCTACTGTTGTTCACAAGTGGTACGCTACAAAATTGGCGCAGTCAATTATCCAGtcgaagtattttatttttcaaaaattttttttttcctttcgaAATAAATCGATCGACTTCGAAAAATTCACAGAAACAACGAACCACAGTTAAGAAGACACTTGATCACTGTCAACTTCAGCGACTCGAAAAAAAGCTCCGTTACGACAACACTGccacttttgaattttaataccaaACCTGACCAAAACCGTTTTTCCTATACGCGTGCTGGAATAACGTTCCTCTAACACTGCCATTACCAAATATTCCAAAATCACCTGAAAAATGACTACCTAACCTATGTGTTACGTTAAAGTACTGATTATTAATCCAACATAttcttattacaaatatatttattattaaaaaaaaaaaaaaacgaaatcaaGCGACATTACtacttagttaattaaatatatatatatatatatatactactttataaaattaagtcgCTTTTTTTTGTCAGGGCTAATCTCCGAAACTACTTATTCAATCGtcgtgcaattttttttaaattaaagagaATGTCGGGGAGCGGGTTTATAGCATATATTATGGACCTAACTCCTGTGAGTTATAGATTTAGAGACAAAAACTGAGTTACATCTGTAGTAACCAGTGATAGTTACTGCACGCTTCTTTTACGACGAATGCACGTTCCGTCGTAGGTTGGAGAGTTGAGgtatatataagttaacaataaattaataagacaattgatacgtttattaacttataaaacaataatgaaaaggCTTTCGTTAGCGTAAGCACAAGTACTTAGCTACCGGAGAGCAAGTGACAACACTAACTTGGTCTAACTGACTCTTAGCTAACTCTAACTAactctaattaaatctatgatgagaactcatatttatatggaacatGCCGTGATGGAGAATCGGATGATCTACGTCTATGAAGTGGCGTGATGTGTCTAATCCAATCAGGAAACGGCATTAGTGGTCCGACTCGGTGGCGTGATATAGTCATAGGCCACTGGACTTCGGAActacgtttttatactaaaaacgtcGGTTTACTACATTCCTCCCCTATAAGACGATACTCCGTATCACATCGGGGTGGGGTACACGGAATACCTTGTCTTGATCTGAGGTGCGGATGGTAATGGAATAATGTCGTCCTTGATCGTTCCTGTGTTCGATTAGTTGCTGGAACGTCTTCGTTTGGTTCTGTCGGGTATGGTTCTTCGACTTGTACTGGAGTTTGAAAATGCCATAATTCTACTTCTGGATCTGTTGCGATATTTCGTCTGGATCTCCTGGTACTGCTTATTGTGCACCATGGTTGTTTTTCTGTGCATCTTATTATAGTTAGAACAATAcagataattgttattgtactaattacatataataaatagtcgtGTCTGCGTTTACTATTTCGTATTTGTTCTGTCTTGGCATCTTTGATCACCATTTCTTTAATTTCCGTTGTTGACTTAGCGactatatttaaatcgaaCATCTGGTTGGTTCGAATATGcttattttccaaaatgttAGTCGTTAACTTAGCATATCGATCTTCAGGTTCTTTAATTTGAGAATTTGGTACAAAATCAATTAGTTCGATATCTGTTTCGACTTTATGTGGAATCAATAGGTCGCGTGACGCATAGGCTTTACACGTTTCGTTTAAAGATAGTATACCTACTCCTTCTAGGAAATGATTTGTACTTCTCTTGTCTTGGTCGCATGTAATGAATATGGTTTCTCCTGGTGTAGCATAGATCCATTCGTTTTTGAACTTCAATTTGTGAAATAGATTTGCTCTCAACTGCACTTGCATGATTTCGCAACTGTCTGGAACCTCTTTTGGCTCTTGTAGTAAAAGCACCTCGCATATAGGACGTCCGCTTCTAGGATGTAAAGGATAAATTTCAGGACATAAAAGGAAATCGCCGGCATGTTTACAAAGGCTTTGGTCAATTTCATCATAGACTGAATACATTTCCTTAGATTTACTTACagctaaatacttataattaggttttatataaacacaattattattattacaatctgGTAAAGGTATTAGCTGAAAAAGTGTCAATTCGTATTGATACActaaaggtatatttaaaataaaaacaattttgtcatttgaataatatatcgttatgTCTGATAGGGGTATCATTTCTTGTACATTACTTTCATTTAAATCTATGGGTAAGTCTGTACCACTTGGCATTCCtaccttaatatttaaaatgatacgtTAGAAAGCTTCTCATATCAGCTTCGGATGTCATATTTCGATATATCATACCTGATAACGAATctactaaataatactaatgataatgatatgaCTATGActacttataacaaataaataaaaaaaaaagtgggcaagtgagtaccgctctgctgtacattaggtgccgtatggatcattattatatattataggagtgttaaatttgaatccaatgatagttatcattgtatacgaaaaacgattctgaacgaagatgatttgtcagtctaggatataatttctagtggttggtgaaaaaggtggtttaaaaaaaccagcttatattaaaaaatattgtgaaaattaaatcacgtaaagaaaacgcgaatcttaataactggtaaaattttcaagtatctacgacttatactttttgaataataacaaatatttaaaatcgtttgaggataaatcgttatcgttacgctatttcgttaaaatttaaaattcaaacgcacttaaaatttttcctataatgatgcttcgagttttctctatagatacttgaaggtaaacttatggaaaacttagtgttgtatttttaatccttagttataaacacaaaaaattttatgatttttcaacttcaaatatttcgcaaatattcataattttgacgaattttcgtcaaaatttgaacttcaaatgctaataaaaaaaaattgtgcctatgtattcttataattttttaatcactataagaataacatatgaggaactttgtattaaattttcaagtattttgatagggccaaaaaaattttatcgacacttcaaaaatattttttcagaaaaattgaaaatttcagttgtctataaatagctcaaaaaaagtcaaaatattttgaaatttaaatcacgtaaagaaaacgcgaatcttaataactggtaaaattttcaagtatctacgacttatactttttgaataataacaaatatcaaaaatcgtttgaggctaaactgttatttaacgcggtttttgtaaaaatttaaatttcaaacactcataaaaattttttgtctgaatccggtagagttttttttacagatatttgaagaaaaatgtatggagaaccttgtaccaaattttcaaaacttagttataaaagaaaaaaattttatgatttttcaacttcaaaattacttacaaattttcgcgttttcgacagatttcgtaaaaaaatgaactaaaaacgcttataaaaaaaaattgtgactaacgatttttaattttttttagctacattaaaaacaactcataaggaaccttgtattaaattttcaaaactttttggtcatccaaaaattttttatcgactctttaaaaaaaatttctcaaaaaaatcgaaaatttcagtggtctataaataactgaaaaatagtcaaaattttttgaaaatttaactatatacggataccactgacattaacatttggtgaaaatttcaagtattttcagtgattggtttttgaattacaaccataaaaaaaaatcgatttggtcgaaaactggttttgcgtaaaaattgccgttttttccgtcatttttttttgtttttctcgatttttttgaaaactgttggaaaatgttaactttttacctgtataatgcaccaaggatattcacttttacatcggaaaccacccccattgtttgaaattggagcattatttcgactagttatgctgtacacagacacaaaaaaaaaaaaaaaaaaaaaaaaaaaaaaaaaaacacacatcattgtaaaatcaatacattcatcacttcgttcagaatctaaaacttaGAGGATCctacaactatatatataattaatatgttatgacACCTGAAGTGTTCATAAATCGGtctcgaaatatttttttgtattattaatgtggATCCTGTAGTCCTTCCTCCCtttctttattgttatattttcattgtcgTGAATCATTATCACCTCGTATGGCCCTGACCAATTAGAACATAATGCGTTTTTCTTGTTCTGTTCTTTTAGTAACACTTTATCTCCTACGTGTAATTCTAATATGTTTGCGTTTTGGTCATAATATTGCTTATTGGAatctttcttttttattagattttcccTTGCTATCTTATGTGTTTCCtgcattattctttttaaatctaacgcgtaattatcataattatattgtggttcagtcgtttgaaaaaaacgtgtcgaaattattggttttttccCGATAACTAACTCGTACGGAGTATAATTCGTTGAAGTATGCACCGTGGTATTATAGCAAAACATAGCATAACTAATTAACGCGTCccaattattatctttgtcTACGAAACTGCGTAAGTACGTTTTCAAAGTTAAATGTGATCGTTCCAAATAACCATTTGATTGAGGATGCCACGGAGTTGTTTTAGTTTTccgattttcaataatttacaaacgtctttaaacaaatttgataagaaaaataaataaataaataaataaataagtaaataaataaataaatcagaaaaaCGGCTACAAAGGTCTATTATACTATCACGTTCCTCGTTGTTAAGGTGTTCTGTTTTAATAGTTtccttaatttttctaattttattatccgcgtatttttcttcgttagcaataaaaacacaatcatTAAAAGGTTCCCACTTTAGATTACTCGTGGTTAATTGATCGATTATAAATGGTTGCTccgatatatttactatattacttataattttatcgccTTTTACTGGACTGATACTATTAGCTATAATTACGTCCTCGTTAatctcgtatttttttatcgtaataaattCGTGTTTAATTTGTTCGTCCGCTCTAATTTGTAAAACGCAGTTACTTCGCGGTGGAATAATTAACACGTTATTatcgatttctttttttttggtattattaatatttccttaTCCCAATCTAATACGactttgtttaatttcaaaaatgttatgccTATTATACCTGCTTCAGGTATTGGAAAATCATCGTATACAATATCgaatttaactgtaaaaagTTGTTTGTTAATGTAAATTGGAATTACCACAGATCCTACTGTTTCTACTGGACTTGTATTAATGcccttaatcttttttttatcgttttcgtTCACGATTATGTGACcttttaaacttgaaatttttataatgttcattTCTGAACcactatcaattaataatttaatttcgtttttaacaaatttatccgAAAAACACGTAATATGTTCCTGGGTTATTGGTGTTATAATACGAACGTTACTTCCCGATTGTATTTCACTGATAGACCTATCGTGATTTTCCTGACTATTTCTTTCTACGGTTTCATCTTGTCCGTTACGTTTTAATTTACGACACTCACTTATATCGTGATTCttttttctacaatatttacagaatTTACTAGAATATTCGCGTTTAAACTCGGTCTTTGGACTTTGTCCATTATTCGGATTTTTGAAAGTAGCTAGCTTATGCTCGCTTGTTCTACATTCATTAGCATAATGACCAAATTTCTCACAACGATGGCATTTAATCGCGCTTTTATCtctagtgttttttttatcaactttatttttataattcggtGTTTTGTTATACCCgttcatgttattataaaattctgttgTTGTTTCCTCTTCCATTGCAATTAAAACGGCTTCTTCGAAACCTTGTATGTTACgcgcttttaataataaaccgaTAGTTTGTGGGATACCCGCTATGAATACGCTTAGTGCGTGAGCTCGTACTGTTTGCGCTATTATTTCTGATTCTACTGCGTCCCTACCTACCGTTAACGCGTTCATTAATGCATGGGCTGTTTCTTCAATTCTAATAGAAAAATCTTTAACTGATTCTTTTGCGTTCTGACGCATTTGACTTAACTGTACTTGTAAGTAAGACACTGAATGTGTCGATCCAAaaacggttttaaatattttttttaattcatcccaggtagtaatttttttatacctcaCGGCCGATAATGCTTTACCCGTTAATTGTGCTAGCATCGcttctaatatattaggtttaaTAGTAtcggaaatattattaaaaatgaactcgCATTTAGCCAAGAAAGAAACTAAATCAGACTCTGTTCCTCCCGAAAAAGCAGGAACCAATGCGGTTGCcccttgtaaatttaatttttctgggttaaccatttttattttaaatgtttccgGATTATATGATACTACTTGCCAATTTTTGGGATCTCTGTCggacatacaatatacaatatattattcaaatgactTACAGAGCTTGCATCTTTATCCGTGGGTCGTTTGAAAAGTTGACTTCCGTCCTTCTGGAATTTGATTTCTGTCCTCCCTGGACTAGACCGCTTGCTTGAATCCTCTCTGTTCTCCTTCCTGTCGTGAACTAGGTTTCGTCGGTGGGTCTcaaagtacttattttttgatttgactCAAAAAAATTTCGTTTGATGAAGTATGATCCCACACCTGACACCAAATTTTATGTAGTAACCAGTGATAGTTACTGCACGCTTCTTTTACGACGAATGCACGTTCCGTCGTAGGTTGGAGAGTTGAGgtatatataagttaacaataaattaataagacaattgatacgtttattaacttataaaacaataatgaaaaggCTTTCGTTAGCGTAAGCACAAGTACTTAGCTACCGGAGAGCAAGTGACAACACTAACTTGGTCTAACTGACTCTTAGCTAACTCTAACTAactctaattaaatctatgatgagaactcatatttatatggaacatGCCGTGATGGAGAATCGGATGATCTACGTCTATGAAGTGGCGTGATGTGTCTAATCCAATCAGGAAACGGCATTAGTGGTCCGACTCGGTGGCGTGATATAGTCATAGGCCACTGGACTTCGGAActacgtttttatactaaaaacgtcGGTTTACTACACATCGGTGGCGCCCTCTagcagataaaaatataaatataaatctattatataaaaataagtccgGTTTTCCTCCCTGACGCTATAACTCCAGAACGCACGAACCGATTTCCACGGTTTTGCATTCGTTGGAAAGGTCTTGGGCTCCGTGAGGTTTATAGCAAAGAAAATTCTGGAAAATTCAGGAAAAATTCAACAGAAAAGTGGGGAAATCGTTTTTCACATACAGCGCCATCTATTATACATAGCATGTACTTCAAACCAATAGCAACGGTGCGTGATAAAGTGTGTGACAGATAGTCATTATTCTCTGCTcagttaatttcatttaagctCAGTGTAAATTATGTGGATCGtgcatttgaagttaaattcaACACTCTGTCCATAGTCCAAAATGCCTAGAGAACGACGTGCGAACATCGGCCGCCGCACAAGACATGCAAGCCAGCAACAAGTCTATTCAAGGAACTTAAGAGAAgaaagacaaaatataataagagaaAATGACCGATTGAGACATCGCGTGAGCACACGAAGATCATTGGCATCATACAATCGCTTGGCATTCCAATATGATTCCACTGCGAACTACAGTGATGATGAAAATTTGGATATTGGACGAATGACGACTATATGCCGATATTGCAATGCGGTAAAGTTCAAAAGAGAAACGGTTGGATTGTGCTGCGCAAGTGGAAAAGTCAAACTGGATCCATTACTTACACCACCACAGCCACTGAAAACATTGTTTGATGGAAGTGATCCCGATTCCAGCCATTTTCTTCAACACATCCTTGAATACAATAACTGCTTTCGCATGACTTCCTTTGGAGCTAATATCATTCGAGAAGGCGGCTTCATGCCGACTTGCAAGGTAAAAGATACAACACACATAACCAACACATAATTGCAACACATAACAACTTCATATACACCACACACTACACCATCACACGATTTACAATGTATTcatgaacaaattttaatgattatttgcaATTACAGATACAAGGTCAAATATATCATTTGCATGGTTCAATGGTGCCAACACCAGATGAACCGCATCAATTCctgcaaatatatttcatttcgtCGATGGTGGATCAGCTGAACGTGCGGTGCAATATACAGGGAGCACAACAGTTACAGAGACGAATTATTGAACAGTTGCAAGCATTTTTTCACGCTAATAATGCTGTGGTTAATATGTTCAAAACAGCATTGGAACGAATGCCATCGGATACGCACAAATTTGTCATAAGAGCGGATTGTACTCCAACAGGTGAACATGTGCGAAGATTCAATGCACCCACCGTTAATGATGTTGCTGCAATTATTGTTGGCGATCCAACTAAATCACGAGACATTGTCGTTCAGCGAAGAAGCAATATCATGCATCGTGTAAACGAGACACATCGATTGTACGATGCGTTACAATATCCAATCATTTATTGGCAAGGGCAAGACGGATACGACATCACGTTGAAGATGGTCGATCCAATTACAGGTACAATATTCACACActaattatttccattattacttttattggtTTCCATtaacaattcatttaattttgcattttcAGGAGTATcaacgaataataaaaatctaagcgCAATGAATTACTATGCGTATCGTATGATGATTCGTACACATGAGGAGAATGTCATTCTGAAGTGCGGTCGGCTATTCCAGCAATTCGCTGTCGACATGTATGTCAAAGTCGAGACCGAACGTTTAGCGTTCATCAGATTCAATCAGCCAAAGCTACGATCTGAGGACTATATACACTTGCGTGATGCTATTCATTCAGATGGTGATGTTCAGAATATTGGACGACTGACGATTCTCCCATCAACTTATATCGGAAGCCCACGCCACATGCACGAATACGCTCAAGACGCTATGACGTACGTGCGAAATTATGGAACTccggatttatttattacggtCACATGCAATCCGAAGTGGACGGAAATTGAACGCGAGTTGGAACCGGGTCAAAAACCGCAAGATCGCCATGACATAATCGCCAGAGTATTTCAGCAAAAACTCAAGGTTATGATGGATGTGCTTACTAAGTATCGAGTTTTTGGTGACACACGTTGTTATATGTACTCGGTGGAATGGCAGAAGCGTGGACTACCGCATGCTCATATCCTAATTTGGTTGCTGAACAAATTACATTCAAATGAAGTGGATGACATCATATCAGCTGAAATTCCTGATCCAGTCACTGATCCCCGTCTACACGACATTGTGACGACACAGATGGTGCATGGACCGTGCGGTGCATTAAATCCATTATCGCCTTGCATGGCTGATGGAAAGTGCACAAAACGATATCCGCGACCGTTAGTTGCTGAAACAGTCACAGGGAACGATGGATATCCAGTTTATCGTCGGCGTTCAAAAGAAGATAACGGTCGAACTATCAAAGTTAAAGTTCAAAATCAAGAGATTGAGATCGGAAATGAATTCATTGTACCATATTGCCCGCTGCTATCACGAATTTTCGAAACACATGCAAACGTTGAGAGTTGTCATTCGGCCaaatcaatcaaatatttgtgCAAGTACGTCACAAAAGGCAGCGACATGGCTGTGTTTGGTATTGCGTCGGAAAATGTGAATGACGAAATCAGCAACTTCCAAATGGGCAGATACGTCAGTACTAATGAAGCACTGTGGCGATTATTGTCATTTCAAATTCATGAAAGATATCCCACAGTTGTACATTTAGCAGTGCATTTGGAAAATGGCCAAAGAGTTTACTTCACTGAGGCTAATGCGGCACAACGAGCTGAGAGACCACCATCGACAACATTGACTAGCTTCTTTGCAATGTGTGAAGCAGATCCATTCGCAGCGACGCTGATGTACGTTGAAATGCCCAAGTATTACACTTGGAATCAATCAACAAAGAAATTCCAACGTCGCAAACAAGGAACCCCAGTTCCAGACTGGCCACAGGTGTTTTCAACTGATGCACTAGGTCGTATGTACACTGTTCATCCTAGAAAcgatgaatgtttttatttgcgACTGCTGTTAGTAAATGTACGTGGACCGAAATCATTTGCGCATTTGAAAACTGTGAATGGCCACCAATGCCAAACATATCGAGAAGCATGTCAACTATTGGGTTTGCTGGAGAACGATTCTCATTGGGATTTAACACTTGCAGATTCAACCACATGTTTTCCTTCACAACCAATTCAGTTATGGAACAAATACAAAGACGCCATATGTGAAGATATCTTGCATCGCTTGCGTATTCAAACGAATAATCCTGACATCCAAATAACCGATGAAATCTACAATGAAGGATTGATTCTGATTGAGGATCAATGCTTGACTATTGCAAACAAGCTACTGATTGAAGTAGGAATGATTGCGCCAAATCGATCGATGCACGATGCATTCAACCAAGAATTAAATCGAGAGCTGCAATACAATGTTGATACATTGCAGGAATTCGTTAGAAATAATGTTCCGTTGCTGAATGAACAGCAAAAACAagtatacaaaacattaatgcAAGCGGTGGACAATAATACTGGTGGTCTATTCTTCCTGGATGCACCTGGAGGAACAGGGAAAACATTTGTCATTTCATTGATTTTGGCCACTATTCGATCAAGATGTGACATAGCTTTGGCGTTAGCATCATCTGGAATTGCGGCGACTCTTCTAGATGGCGGTCGTACTGCACATTCTGCGCTTAAGTTGCCACtcaatttaaacacaattgaTACTCCAACGTGCAATATTTCCCGATCCAGTGCAATGGGAAAATTGTTAATGCAATGCAAGCTCATTGTTTGGGATGAGTGCACAATGGCACATAAGAAATCACTTGAAGCACTTAACTTCACACTGAAGGATCTTCGGAGAAATAACAACATCTTTGGCGGCTTGATGATATTGTTGGCAGGCGATTTCAGGCAGACGTTGCCAGTAGTTCCCCGTGGAACGCCTGCAGATGAATTGAATGCTTGCCTAAAGGCATCACCTTTATGGAATAACGTAAAAACATTATCGCTAACCACTAATATGAgagttcaacttcaaaatgatCAAAGTGCTGCACAATTTTCCAAACAATTGTTAGATCTTGGAAATGGAAAAGTCCCAGTTGATGCGACATCTGGATTAATTACTCTTACCAACGACTTTTGCCGATTTGTAGACACTCAATTAGttcttattgaaaatgttttcccAAACATTAGTGagaattataagaattatgcTTGGTTAAGTCAACGAGCAATTCTTGCAGCAAAGAATAATGATGTCCACGCACTGAATTTCACCATTCAATCAAAAATTGCTGGCGATTTGGTGACATACAAATCCGTTGATTCAATAACAAATCCCGATGATGTAGTAAATTATCCAGGATTATACCAGGATTTCCACCACATAACTTGCAACTGAAAGTTGGTACAGTTATTTTGATACTGCGTAATTTGAATCCACCGCGACTTTGCAACGGTACTCGACTTTCGGTAAAGAGACTTATGCCGAATTTAATTGAGGCAACCATTATTAACGGAAAGTACGCAggtgaaaatgtatgtattcctCGAATACCAATGATTCCGACTGATCTTCCGTTTGACTTCAAACGATTGCAATTCCCAGTTCGCCTTGCGTTCGCAATGACAATTAATAAGTCGCAAGGCCAATCGCTTAGTGTTTGCGGGATAAATTTggaaaatcattgtttttcaCATGGACAGTTATACGTTGCGTGTTCACGAGTTGGGAAACCATCCGCTTTGTTTGTGTTAACGTCAgaccaaaaaacaaaaaatgtggtTTACCAAAGAGCACTACaatgaaacaattaaataacacttca encodes:
- the LOC126554547 gene encoding uncharacterized protein LOC126554547, which encodes MPRERRANIGRRTRHASQQQVYSRNLREERQNIIRENDRLRHRVSTRRSLASYNRLAFQYDSTANYSDDENLDIGRMTTICRYCNAVKFKRETVGLCCASGKVKLDPLLTPPQPLKTLFDGSDPDSSHFLQHILEYNNCFRMTSFGANIIREGGFMPTCKIQGQIYHLHGSMVPTPDEPHQFLQIYFISSMVDQLNVRCNIQGAQQLQRRIIEQLQAFFHANNAVVNMFKTALERMPSDTHKFVIRADCTPTGEHVRRFNAPTVNDVAAIIVGDPTKSRDIVVQRRSNIMHRVNETHRLYDALQYPIIYWQGQDGYDITLKMVDPITGVSTNNKNLSAMNYYAYRMMIRTHEENVILKCGRLFQQFAVDMYVKVETERLAFIRFNQPKLRSEDYIHLRDAIHSDGDVQNIGRLTILPSTYIGSPRHMHEYAQDAMTYVRNYGTPDLFITVTCNPKWTEIERELEPGQKPQDRHDIIARVFQQKLKVMMDVLTKYRVFGDTRCYMYSVEWQKRGLPHAHILIWLLNKLHSNEVDDIISAEIPDPVTDPRLHDIVTTQMVHGPCGALNPLSPCMADGKCTKRYPRPLVAETVTGNDGYPVYRRRSKEDNGRTIKVKVQNQEIEIGNEFIVPYCPLLSRIFETHANVESCHSAKSIKYLCKYVTKGSDMAVFGIASENVNDEISNFQMGRYVSTNEALWRLLSFQIHERYPTVVHLAVHLENGQRVYFTEANAAQRAERPPSTTLTSFFAMCEADPFAATLMYVEMPKYYTWNQSTKKFQRRKQGTPVPDWPQVFSTDALGRMYTVHPRNDECFYLRLLLVNVRGPKSFAHLKTVNGHQCQTYREACQLLGLLENDSHWDLTLADSTTCFPSQPIQLWNKYKDAICEDILHRLRIQTNNPDIQITDEIYNEGLILIEDQCLTIANKLLIEVGMIAPNRSMHDAFNQELNRELQYNVDTLQEFVRNNVPLLNEQQKQVYKTLMQAVDNNTGGLFFLDAPGGTGKTFVISLILATIRSRCDIALALASSGIAATLLDGGRTAHSALKLPLNLNTIDTPTCNISRSSAMGKLLMQCKLIVWDECTMAHKKSLEALNFTLKDLRRNNNIFGGLMILLAGDFRQTLPVVPRGTPADELNACLKASPLWNNVKTLSLTTNMRVQLQNDQSAAQFSKQLLDLGNGKVPVDATSGLITLTNDFCRFVDTQLVLIENVFPNISENYKNYAWLSQRAILAAKNNDVHALNFTIQSKIAGDLVTYKSVDSITNPDDVVNYPGLYQDFHHITCN